Proteins from a genomic interval of Desulfofustis limnaeus:
- the fliQ gene encoding flagellar biosynthesis protein FliQ, which translates to MTPDLAVNICRKAVQTVLLCSAPMLLAGLIIGLLVSIFQAATQINEQTLTFVPKIVAVFITLLIFAPWIIRVMTAFTLGLFEMLAAL; encoded by the coding sequence ATGACACCTGACCTGGCTGTGAACATCTGTCGCAAAGCCGTCCAGACCGTGCTCCTCTGCTCGGCCCCGATGCTGTTGGCCGGCTTGATCATCGGCCTGTTGGTCTCCATCTTCCAGGCCGCCACCCAGATCAACGAGCAGACGCTGACCTTTGTGCCGAAGATCGTCGCCGTGTTCATCACCCTGCTGATCTTCGCCCCCTGGATCATCCGGGTCATGACCGCCTTTACGCTCGGCCTCTTCGAGATGCTGGCCGCCCTGTGA
- the fliR gene encoding flagellar biosynthetic protein FliR: MDSLPLVPVELFQVFLICTARVAGFVGAIPVFSGAQSPAQIKAGLVFAVSLVLFPVIADTLPPQTTFEPAPFIIFLGAEVLIGAIMGLIARLIFTAVEFGGTIIGYQMGFAAANVFDPQNERQVSLISQMQNVFAILIFLAIDGHHIFLRTAVESFHLLPPGGIDLSGEAVPFLIELSSHMFVLAVQFSAPVLAVLLLSGLILGILARTFPQGNVFLLSFPLNIAISFAVIALTLSLVSIVLRREFDNLADHFFTMLSLLL, translated from the coding sequence ATGGACTCCCTGCCGCTGGTACCGGTCGAGCTTTTTCAGGTATTTCTCATCTGCACCGCCCGGGTAGCCGGCTTTGTCGGCGCCATCCCGGTCTTTTCCGGGGCCCAGTCGCCGGCCCAGATCAAGGCCGGACTGGTGTTCGCCGTCTCGCTGGTGCTCTTTCCGGTCATCGCCGACACCCTGCCGCCGCAGACGACTTTCGAGCCGGCCCCCTTCATCATCTTTCTCGGCGCCGAGGTGCTGATCGGCGCCATCATGGGGCTGATCGCCCGGCTCATCTTCACCGCCGTGGAGTTCGGCGGCACCATCATCGGCTATCAGATGGGCTTTGCCGCCGCCAACGTCTTCGATCCGCAGAACGAGCGGCAGGTCTCGCTGATCTCGCAGATGCAGAACGTCTTCGCCATCCTCATCTTCCTCGCCATCGACGGCCATCACATATTCCTGCGCACCGCGGTTGAATCGTTTCACCTGCTGCCGCCCGGCGGCATCGATCTTTCCGGCGAGGCCGTGCCCTTCCTGATCGAGCTGTCATCGCACATGTTCGTCCTCGCCGTTCAGTTCAGCGCCCCGGTGCTCGCCGTCCTGCTGCTCTCGGGCCTCATCCTCGGCATCCTCGCCCGCACCTTTCCGCAGGGCAACGTCTTTCTACTCTCCTTCCCGCTCAACATCGCCATCTCGTTTGCCGTCATCGCTTTGACACTCTCCCTGGTCTCCATCGTCCTTCGTCGGGAATTTGACAACCTCGCCGACCATTTCTTCACCATGCTCAGCCTGCTGCTGTAA
- the flhB gene encoding flagellar biosynthesis protein FlhB has protein sequence MAEETPSGGERTEAPTAKRRQDFREKGQVAQSKEVHTAALLTISLVLWLFYLPPFFLKVNDLLAHLWRTSCTYELNANSFLGLSLFISKQVAWLLTPLFVMVLVVGFCSSVFQFGWLLTGKPLVPDLSKFDPIKGFGRMFSKRALVETAKSLAKITLIAWLAYSTVVDRLEEALILIDTSPITALVFLAKTAGLILAKVCALLILLAFLDFLYVRWEMEEKMKMTKQEVKEEYKETEGDPRIKSQIRSIQQEMARKRMMAEVPKADVVITNPTHLAVAIRYDSKEMDAPVVVAKGAELVAMKIREIAREHGVPIIENPPVARMLHKIDLGATIPASLFKAVAEILAHVYSLHGKRP, from the coding sequence ATGGCGGAAGAGACACCGAGCGGCGGCGAACGCACCGAGGCCCCAACAGCGAAACGGCGGCAGGATTTCCGGGAGAAAGGCCAGGTGGCCCAATCCAAGGAGGTCCATACCGCCGCCTTGCTGACCATCTCGCTGGTCCTCTGGCTCTTCTACCTCCCCCCTTTTTTCCTCAAGGTAAACGACCTACTGGCTCATCTGTGGCGCACCAGTTGCACCTACGAGCTAAACGCCAACTCCTTTCTGGGCTTGAGCCTCTTCATCTCGAAGCAGGTGGCCTGGCTGCTGACGCCGCTCTTCGTCATGGTCCTGGTGGTCGGGTTTTGTTCCAGCGTCTTTCAATTCGGCTGGTTGCTCACCGGCAAGCCGCTGGTCCCCGATCTCAGCAAATTCGACCCGATCAAGGGGTTCGGCCGCATGTTCTCCAAGCGGGCCCTGGTGGAGACCGCCAAGTCCCTGGCCAAGATCACCCTCATCGCCTGGCTCGCCTACTCGACCGTGGTCGACCGTCTCGAAGAGGCCCTGATCCTCATCGACACCAGCCCCATCACCGCCCTGGTCTTCCTGGCCAAGACCGCCGGCCTGATCCTCGCCAAGGTCTGCGCCCTGCTCATCCTCCTGGCCTTCCTCGACTTCCTCTACGTCCGTTGGGAGATGGAGGAAAAGATGAAGATGACCAAACAGGAGGTCAAGGAGGAGTACAAGGAGACCGAGGGAGATCCGCGCATCAAATCCCAGATCCGTTCCATCCAGCAGGAAATGGCGCGCAAGCGGATGATGGCCGAGGTCCCCAAGGCCGACGTGGTGATCACCAACCCCACCCACCTGGCGGTGGCCATCAGGTACGACAGCAAGGAGATGGATGCCCCGGTCGTCGTCGCCAAGGGCGCCGAACTGGTGGCCATGAAGATCCGCGAGATCGCCCGCGAGCATGGTGTGCCCATCATCGAGAACCCGCCGGTGGCCCGGATGTTGCATAAGATCGATCTGGGGGCGACCATCCCGGCCTCGCTGTTCAAGGCCGTTGCCGAGATCCTCGCCCATGTCTACTCGTTGCACGGTAAGAGGCCCTGA
- the flhA gene encoding flagellar biosynthesis protein FlhA: MQVAEVRQAIARINWRDLSKRSDVIASFGLVGILFIMIIPLPSMMLDLFLAMNITLALTILIISLYTVKAIEFSIFPSVLLTTTLFRLALNVASTRLILLNGDQGPQAAGTVIQSFGQFVVGGDYVVGVVIFVILVLINFMVIVKGAGRIAEVAARFTLDGMPGKQMAIDADLNAGLIDEHEARRRREEIADEAAFHGAMDGAAKFVRGDAIAGIIITMINIGAGFVIGVLQKGMPMAEAAQTYTILTVGDGLVSQVPALIISTAAGLLVTRSTGDKDFGSDLKQQFSVHAIALWVVSAILMIFALIPGLPFVPFLLLSITVAVMAYYLEKEKRTTVEEEIKPPPAPLVKPEENYDQMLSVDLLELEVGYGLIPFVDASQDGELLVRIQSIRKQFVLHHGFIIPPVHIKDNLQLSPNQYTISLKGVKIAEAEILPGHYMAMDPGMVTETIKGIPTKEPAFGLDALWITEDKRERAQMAGYTVVDCTTVMATHISEIIRKHAHELIGRQEVQNLLDNLAKTSPKLVEETIPQMVSLSTLMRVLQNLLRENVSIRDLRTVLETLGDWAHATQDAEILTEYVRHALARTICSDLAVQQTIPLITLAKPVEDAILHAIQHKETGSYLAIDPLTAQRILDSIGKAVALFQGGTKPVLLAAPQIRPHVRKLVERYFPDLVVISHNEVVSTYKVQSLGTVTLDAG, translated from the coding sequence ATGCAGGTAGCTGAAGTTCGACAGGCCATCGCCCGGATCAATTGGCGGGATCTGAGCAAGCGCAGCGACGTGATAGCGTCGTTCGGGCTGGTGGGCATTCTGTTCATCATGATCATCCCGCTGCCGTCGATGATGCTCGACCTGTTCCTAGCCATGAACATCACCCTGGCCTTGACCATCCTCATCATCAGCCTGTACACGGTCAAAGCCATCGAGTTTTCGATCTTCCCCTCGGTCCTGCTGACCACCACCCTATTTCGCCTCGCCCTCAACGTGGCCTCCACCCGGCTTATCCTGCTCAACGGGGACCAGGGCCCGCAGGCCGCCGGCACGGTCATCCAGTCCTTCGGGCAGTTTGTCGTCGGCGGCGATTATGTGGTGGGTGTCGTCATCTTCGTCATCCTGGTGCTGATCAACTTCATGGTCATCGTCAAGGGCGCCGGTCGCATCGCCGAGGTGGCCGCCCGCTTCACCCTGGACGGGATGCCCGGCAAGCAGATGGCCATCGACGCCGACCTCAACGCCGGTCTCATCGATGAACACGAGGCCCGGCGCCGGCGCGAGGAAATCGCCGACGAGGCCGCCTTCCACGGGGCCATGGACGGTGCCGCAAAATTCGTCCGCGGCGACGCCATCGCCGGCATCATCATCACCATGATCAACATCGGCGCCGGCTTCGTCATCGGCGTGCTGCAAAAGGGCATGCCGATGGCCGAGGCGGCCCAGACCTACACCATCCTCACCGTCGGTGACGGCCTGGTCAGCCAGGTGCCGGCCCTGATCATCTCCACCGCCGCCGGCCTGCTGGTCACCAGATCCACGGGCGACAAGGATTTCGGCTCCGACCTCAAACAGCAATTCTCGGTCCACGCCATCGCCCTCTGGGTGGTCTCCGCCATCCTGATGATCTTCGCCCTGATTCCCGGTCTGCCCTTCGTGCCGTTCTTGCTGCTCTCCATCACCGTTGCGGTGATGGCCTATTATCTGGAGAAGGAAAAACGCACAACCGTCGAGGAGGAGATCAAGCCGCCGCCGGCGCCGCTGGTCAAACCGGAAGAGAACTACGACCAGATGCTCTCCGTCGACCTCCTCGAGTTGGAGGTGGGCTACGGTCTGATACCCTTCGTCGATGCGTCTCAGGACGGCGAGCTGCTGGTCCGGATCCAGTCCATCCGCAAGCAGTTCGTCCTGCATCACGGCTTCATCATCCCGCCGGTCCATATCAAGGACAACCTGCAGCTCAGCCCGAACCAGTACACCATCTCCCTGAAAGGGGTGAAGATCGCCGAGGCGGAGATCCTGCCCGGCCACTACATGGCCATGGATCCCGGCATGGTGACCGAGACCATCAAGGGCATCCCCACCAAGGAGCCGGCGTTTGGCCTCGACGCCCTGTGGATCACCGAGGACAAGCGGGAGCGCGCCCAGATGGCCGGGTACACCGTCGTCGACTGCACCACGGTGATGGCCACCCACATCAGCGAGATCATCAGGAAGCACGCCCACGAGCTGATCGGCCGCCAGGAGGTGCAGAACCTGTTGGACAACCTGGCCAAGACCTCGCCGAAACTGGTGGAGGAGACGATCCCGCAGATGGTGTCGCTGAGCACGCTGATGCGCGTGCTGCAGAACCTGCTGCGCGAAAACGTCTCCATCCGCGACCTGCGCACCGTCCTGGAGACGCTGGGCGACTGGGCGCACGCCACCCAGGATGCGGAGATCCTCACCGAATACGTCCGCCACGCCCTGGCCCGCACCATCTGCAGCGATCTCGCCGTGCAGCAGACCATCCCCCTGATCACCCTGGCAAAACCGGTCGAGGACGCGATCCTGCACGCCATCCAGCACAAGGAGACGGGTAGCTACCTGGCCATCGACCCGCTCACCGCGCAGCGTATCCTCGATTCCATCGGCAAGGCCGTCGCCCTCTTCCAGGGGGGCACCAAACCGGTACTGCTCGCCGCCCCGCAGATCCGCCCCCACGTGCGCAAGCTGGTGGAACGCTATTTCCCGGACCTGGTGGTCATCTCGCACAACGAGGTGGTCTCCACCTACAAGGTACAATCGCTTGGAACGGTGACGCTCGATGCAGGTTAA